A genomic window from Melanotaenia boesemani isolate fMelBoe1 chromosome 15, fMelBoe1.pri, whole genome shotgun sequence includes:
- the LOC121653792 gene encoding putative fibroblast growth factor 1 isoform X1 yields the protein MDGEYRRSPLYLQTKGHQSAQPLHGMSEGDVTVLPFGSPSLDLSKPEQRMLMRLYSQNGGYHLKILPDGTVSGGRQENDPYDILRIKAMSVGVVVIKGEMTGRYLAMNKNGHLYGSQALNDECYFLEKYEENHYNTYRSQKYSWYVALKRNGKPKAGPDTHQGQKAIFFLPRSAGNM from the exons ATGGATGGTGAATACCGCAGATCTCCTCTGTATTTGCAGACAAAGGGACATCAGTCTGCTCAACCTCTGCACGGGATGTCTGAGGGGGATGTCACAGTGCTGCCATTTGGCTCTCCGTCTCTGGATCTGTCCAAGCCGGAGCAACGCATGCTGATGAGGCTCTACAGTCAGAATGGAGGGTATCACCTGAAGATTTTACCAGATGGAACTGTGAGCGGTGGGAGGCAGGAAAATGATCCTTATG ATATCTTGAGGATAAAAGCTATGAGTGTGGGAGTGGTGGTCATCAAAGGCGAGATGACCGGAAGGTACCTGGCCATGAACAAAAACGGACACCTCTACGGATCA CAAGCACTGAATGATGAGTGCTACTTTTTGGAGAAGTATGAGGAGAATCATTACAACACATATCGCTCCCAGAAATACAGCTGGTATGTTGCTTTGAAGAGGAATGGCAAGCCCAAAGCAGGACCGGACACCCACCAGGGTCAAAAGGCCATCTTTTTCCTTCCAAGGTCTGCAGGCAACATGTAA
- the LOC121653792 gene encoding putative fibroblast growth factor 1 isoform X2 — translation MSEGDVTVLPFGSPSLDLSKPEQRMLMRLYSQNGGYHLKILPDGTVSGGRQENDPYDILRIKAMSVGVVVIKGEMTGRYLAMNKNGHLYGSQALNDECYFLEKYEENHYNTYRSQKYSWYVALKRNGKPKAGPDTHQGQKAIFFLPRSAGNM, via the exons ATGTCTGAGGGGGATGTCACAGTGCTGCCATTTGGCTCTCCGTCTCTGGATCTGTCCAAGCCGGAGCAACGCATGCTGATGAGGCTCTACAGTCAGAATGGAGGGTATCACCTGAAGATTTTACCAGATGGAACTGTGAGCGGTGGGAGGCAGGAAAATGATCCTTATG ATATCTTGAGGATAAAAGCTATGAGTGTGGGAGTGGTGGTCATCAAAGGCGAGATGACCGGAAGGTACCTGGCCATGAACAAAAACGGACACCTCTACGGATCA CAAGCACTGAATGATGAGTGCTACTTTTTGGAGAAGTATGAGGAGAATCATTACAACACATATCGCTCCCAGAAATACAGCTGGTATGTTGCTTTGAAGAGGAATGGCAAGCCCAAAGCAGGACCGGACACCCACCAGGGTCAAAAGGCCATCTTTTTCCTTCCAAGGTCTGCAGGCAACATGTAA